The proteins below come from a single Halobacillus salinarum genomic window:
- a CDS encoding endonuclease MutS2 translates to MNQRILQVLEYKKIIDQLTELASSSLGQEKTSALKPSHDFETVSRMQSETDEAAQVLRLKGNVPLGGIFNIKPSIQRTIIGGVLSANECLDVASTIYGGRQIKRFIENMEDPEMPILRELADEILPLSELERQIRSCIDEHGVVMDGASDKLRTIRSRIRTFESRVRDKMDTFTKSKAKMLSDAIVTIRNERYVLPVKQEYRRDIAGIVHDQSSSGATLFIEPQSVVDINNQLQEARVQEKQEVERILKELSEMIAADESSLYQNVEALGKIDFMFARAKLAKEMKASMPKMNVEGRIKMRQARHPLISPEEVVPNDIEIGEDYHSIVITGPNTGGKTVTLKLVGLCTLMAQSGLQVPAMDGCELAVFEEVYADIGDEQSIEQSLSTFSSHMTNIVDILKRVNHRSLVLFDELGAGTDPQEGAALAMSILDEVVNRDARVIATTHYPELKAYGYNRDGVINASVEFDIQTLKPTYRLLIGVPGRSNAFEISRRLGLDSRVIDMAKQHIGVESQSVENMIASLEESKRGAEEDYQQAEEILQQAQVLYEDLQNQWNQFEEKREKLYQKAEEKAERAIDKAKSEAEDIVREIRSMKDQAHMKEHEWIEARKMLDEAKPDLAAHKSDKQKAKPASKETRELKVGDEVKLLQLNQQGTIVDQVGSNEYQVQVGVMKVKAKRKDLQFMQTEQSYKTKPMAQVKGKGHHVKTELDLRGERYEDALNRLGKYVDDALLAGYPRVSIIHGKGTGALRTAVQNFAKGHRSISSYRAGGMNEGGSGVTVLEFS, encoded by the coding sequence ATGAACCAACGAATTCTGCAAGTGTTGGAATATAAAAAAATTATCGATCAGCTCACAGAGCTCGCTTCGTCTTCTCTCGGACAAGAGAAAACCTCTGCTTTGAAACCATCGCATGATTTTGAAACGGTGTCCCGAATGCAGAGTGAAACAGATGAAGCAGCTCAAGTGCTTCGTTTAAAAGGAAATGTGCCGCTCGGAGGAATATTTAACATAAAACCGAGTATTCAACGGACTATCATTGGAGGAGTACTTAGTGCCAACGAATGCCTGGACGTAGCCAGCACAATTTATGGCGGCAGGCAGATCAAGCGGTTTATTGAAAATATGGAAGATCCTGAAATGCCGATCTTACGTGAACTGGCTGACGAAATTCTGCCTCTTTCTGAATTAGAACGGCAAATTCGGAGTTGTATAGATGAACATGGAGTAGTGATGGACGGGGCTTCCGATAAGTTAAGGACGATTCGTTCTAGAATACGGACCTTTGAAAGCAGAGTTCGGGATAAAATGGACACTTTTACAAAATCCAAAGCGAAAATGCTCTCTGATGCCATAGTAACTATTAGAAATGAGCGCTATGTTTTACCGGTTAAACAGGAATACCGAAGAGATATCGCTGGGATTGTCCATGACCAATCCTCTTCTGGAGCCACTTTATTTATTGAGCCGCAATCGGTAGTGGATATTAACAATCAGCTTCAGGAAGCACGGGTACAGGAGAAACAGGAAGTAGAAAGAATCCTCAAAGAGCTTTCAGAAATGATTGCAGCTGACGAGAGTTCCCTGTATCAAAACGTGGAGGCCCTAGGTAAAATAGATTTCATGTTTGCCAGAGCAAAACTAGCTAAAGAAATGAAAGCTTCGATGCCGAAAATGAATGTCGAAGGAAGAATCAAGATGAGGCAAGCCCGTCATCCGCTTATTTCACCGGAAGAGGTTGTTCCTAATGATATTGAGATTGGAGAAGATTATCACTCTATTGTCATCACAGGACCGAATACAGGTGGAAAAACAGTCACTCTAAAGCTTGTCGGGCTTTGCACGCTGATGGCTCAATCCGGACTTCAAGTTCCTGCAATGGATGGCTGTGAACTTGCTGTCTTTGAAGAAGTCTATGCGGACATTGGGGATGAGCAGTCTATTGAGCAGAGCTTGTCTACTTTTTCTTCCCATATGACGAATATTGTAGATATTCTAAAGCGTGTTAATCATCGTTCCTTAGTATTATTTGATGAATTAGGGGCAGGGACGGATCCTCAAGAAGGAGCCGCACTTGCCATGTCCATTTTAGATGAAGTCGTTAATCGGGATGCACGCGTTATTGCAACTACCCACTATCCAGAACTGAAAGCATATGGTTATAATCGAGATGGAGTGATCAATGCCTCTGTAGAATTTGATATCCAAACGTTGAAACCTACTTACCGTTTACTGATTGGTGTACCTGGCCGAAGCAATGCATTTGAGATTTCCCGCAGGCTGGGTCTCGATTCAAGGGTCATTGATATGGCGAAGCAGCACATTGGTGTAGAGTCTCAAAGTGTGGAAAATATGATTGCTTCCTTAGAGGAATCAAAACGCGGTGCTGAAGAGGATTATCAACAAGCTGAAGAAATTCTCCAGCAAGCTCAAGTTCTCTACGAAGATTTACAAAATCAATGGAATCAATTTGAGGAAAAGAGAGAAAAACTTTATCAAAAAGCTGAAGAGAAAGCAGAAAGAGCGATTGATAAAGCAAAAAGTGAAGCCGAAGATATTGTTAGAGAGATTCGAAGCATGAAAGACCAGGCCCACATGAAGGAACATGAATGGATAGAAGCGAGAAAAATGCTCGATGAGGCGAAGCCCGACTTGGCGGCCCACAAGTCGGACAAGCAGAAAGCCAAGCCTGCTTCTAAGGAAACAAGGGAACTAAAAGTAGGCGATGAAGTAAAGTTATTGCAATTAAATCAACAAGGCACCATTGTGGACCAAGTTGGAAGCAACGAATACCAGGTGCAAGTTGGAGTAATGAAGGTAAAAGCCAAGAGGAAAGATTTGCAGTTCATGCAGACAGAACAGTCTTATAAGACGAAGCCCATGGCTCAAGTAAAAGGGAAAGGCCATCACGTGAAAACTGAATTGGATCTTCGTGGGGAGCGTTATGAAGATGCTCTGAACCGGCTGGGAAAATACGTAGATGACGCATTATTAGCTGGTTATCCCCGTGTCTCGATTATCCATGGGAAAGGGACCGGCGCCCTCCGGACTGCGGTGCAGAATTTTGCAAAAGGCCATCGTTCCATTTCCAGCTACCGTGCAGGCGGAATGAACGAGGGGGGAAGCGGGGTAACGGTTTTAGAGTTCAGTTAA
- a CDS encoding DUF350 domain-containing protein — translation MDGFWEYPLVETAARYSVVILCLIVFMTVFEIVTSYNNWKEIKAGNMAVAMATGGKIFGIANIFRFSIQHNDSLLQTMGWGLFGFILLLFGYFIYEFLTPSFRIDEEITKDNRAVGFISLVISVGLSYVVGANII, via the coding sequence ATGGACGGTTTTTGGGAATATCCGTTAGTGGAAACTGCTGCTAGATATAGTGTGGTCATACTATGCCTGATTGTGTTCATGACCGTGTTCGAAATCGTAACCTCTTATAACAATTGGAAAGAAATTAAAGCAGGCAATATGGCTGTTGCGATGGCAACAGGTGGGAAAATATTCGGCATTGCCAATATATTTCGGTTTTCCATTCAGCATAATGACTCTCTTCTTCAGACGATGGGGTGGGGTCTTTTCGGCTTTATCTTACTGCTTTTCGGTTATTTTATTTATGAATTTTTAACCCCATCGTTCCGAATTGATGAAGAAATCACAAAAGATAACCGTGCCGTAGGGTTTATATCACTCGTCATTTCGGTTGGTTTATCTTATGTAGTCGGAGCGAACATCATTTAA